The Nitrospirota bacterium genome includes a window with the following:
- a CDS encoding Rrf2 family transcriptional regulator, whose amino-acid sequence MRFSVKSEYAVTAVLDVAGHSDKGPVHVRSIAGRHAIPVRFLEQVMASLKKAGIVDSIRGAQGGYVLARDPRAINIAQIIEAIEGPITPVDSMADSAESMGARMNGHVVRDVWDDVKRAISNVLNGVTIEDLNRKVREKDVSVMYHI is encoded by the coding sequence ATGAGGTTTTCAGTAAAAAGCGAATATGCAGTTACCGCAGTCCTGGATGTTGCAGGCCATTCAGATAAGGGGCCGGTACATGTAAGATCAATTGCCGGCCGCCACGCCATCCCTGTAAGATTTCTCGAACAGGTTATGGCATCATTGAAAAAAGCAGGCATTGTAGATAGTATCAGGGGTGCTCAGGGTGGGTATGTGCTTGCCAGGGATCCCAGGGCCATAAATATTGCCCAGATTATTGAGGCAATCGAAGGGCCAATTACCCCTGTTGATTCTATGGCAGATTCTGCAGAATCCATGGGGGCGCGCATGAATGGACACGTTGTACGGGATGTATGGGATGATGTAAAACGCGCAATATCCAATGTGTTAAATGGCGTAACCATAGAAGACCTGAACAGAAAAGTAAGGGAAAAAGATGTTTCTGTTATGTACCACATATAA
- the hflX gene encoding GTPase HflX, with amino-acid sequence MYGNTSGLKADQIRRLRNIYRRRIPPDELITAELARYLTSVSYEIKRQVGVTVDRHGVIHHVIIGDHREIVIPDLSEFGFGKKHTRTLRCIHTHLKNEALSQDDLTDLALLRLDLMVAAGVTGNGLPGNIHMAHLIPPNEEGRAYKVLEVIPFSQLDLNMEYLFDEIDRGLSRTIEGIEVDKGDRAVVVSVSLKNKGDQADSLEELKELARTAGVRVLDSVIQRPKELHPRYLMGEGKIKELIIKSLQNGANLIIFDQDLSPTQVKSIGDITEVRVIDRTQLILDIFARHAHSRDGKVQVELAQLKYLLPRLTGTGKALSRLAGGIGGRGPGEMKLEIDRRRIRDRIAHLEKELEQLSSARRQRKEKRVASGIPIVSIVGYTNAGKSTLLNTLTKSAVRTEDLLFATLDTSSRRLRFPRDREVIITDTVGFIKELPDDLLGAFRATLDELKDASLLLHVVDISSPRFEQHIEAVDTIMKKLEIDMIPQLLVFNKADKCEAELVKVLCQRYDALAVSAIHPETLLTLLAVMEDRLYAT; translated from the coding sequence CTGTACGGCAACACATCCGGATTAAAGGCGGATCAGATCAGAAGGCTCAGGAACATTTACAGGCGGCGCATACCGCCGGATGAGCTTATTACTGCTGAGCTTGCCAGATACCTCACATCTGTATCTTATGAAATAAAAAGGCAGGTCGGTGTTACGGTTGACCGGCATGGCGTGATACATCACGTTATCATCGGCGATCACAGGGAAATTGTCATACCTGACCTGTCTGAATTTGGTTTTGGGAAAAAACATACCCGCACCCTGAGGTGCATACACACCCACCTGAAAAATGAAGCCCTGTCTCAGGATGACCTGACTGACCTTGCATTGTTGAGGTTAGACCTGATGGTGGCGGCAGGAGTCACTGGAAACGGTCTTCCCGGTAATATCCATATGGCCCATCTTATACCGCCGAACGAAGAGGGGAGGGCATACAAGGTGTTGGAAGTGATCCCGTTCAGTCAACTTGATTTGAACATGGAGTATCTCTTTGATGAAATTGACAGAGGGCTGTCCAGAACCATTGAAGGAATCGAGGTTGACAAGGGGGACAGGGCGGTTGTTGTCAGTGTCTCTTTAAAGAACAAAGGTGACCAGGCAGATTCTCTTGAAGAGCTGAAGGAGCTTGCAAGGACAGCCGGGGTCAGGGTGCTTGACAGCGTAATTCAACGGCCAAAGGAATTGCATCCAAGGTATCTTATGGGAGAAGGCAAGATCAAAGAACTGATCATTAAGTCACTCCAGAACGGCGCCAACCTGATAATCTTTGACCAGGACCTTTCTCCGACGCAGGTAAAGTCCATCGGTGATATTACTGAAGTCCGTGTAATAGACCGCACTCAGCTTATACTCGACATATTTGCAAGACATGCCCATAGCCGGGATGGAAAGGTTCAGGTGGAACTGGCACAGCTTAAGTATCTCCTCCCCCGTCTGACAGGAACAGGAAAGGCATTGTCCAGACTTGCCGGAGGAATAGGCGGGAGAGGGCCTGGTGAGATGAAACTGGAGATAGACAGAAGACGTATAAGGGACAGGATTGCACATCTCGAGAAGGAGCTTGAGCAATTAAGCAGTGCACGCAGGCAGAGAAAGGAGAAGAGGGTTGCGAGCGGGATACCGATAGTCTCCATTGTAGGTTACACGAATGCCGGAAAATCAACCCTCCTTAATACCCTTACAAAAAGCGCTGTCAGGACAGAGGACCTCCTTTTCGCAACGCTTGACACGTCAAGCCGCAGGCTAAGGTTTCCAAGGGACAGGGAGGTTATAATTACAGATACAGTTGGTTTTATCAAAGAACTCCCTGATGATTTACTGGGAGCATTCAGGGCAACACTGGACGAACTCAAAGACGCCAGCCTCCTCCTTCATGTAGTGGATATCAGCAGTCCAAGATTTGAACAGCATATAGAGGCTGTAGATACAATAATGAAAAAACTGGAGATTGATATGATACCACAGCTGCTTGTTTTTAATAAAGCAGACAAATGTGAGGCAGAACTGGTAAAGGTGTTATGCCAGAGATACGATGCCCTCGCTGTCTCTGCCATTCATCCTGAGACACTGCTGACCCTGCTTGCTGTCATGGAAGACAGGCTGTATGCCACTTGA
- a CDS encoding diguanylate cyclase codes for MEKTIISSILNPFYHQFRYLLLNFNYLWQSKRELELILEITQSVSSSLDINEVLRTMVNRVGLYIEADRCSIILVDRKKEHGYVVASHDVPEVSQLQIDLIKYPEIRKALETRETVIINDIDDDVIMNDVRNTLNQADIKSLLVIPISYQSEVIGTLLLKVVREKRIFTQEEIRFCQIIANTSANAIKNAQLFEEVKMQASTDGLTRLFNHRAFLERYHEEVLSSQRTQKAISIIMIDVDNFKSANDVYGHYQGDHILREIAQCLKDNTRSIDILGRYGGDEFICLLPDASHDRGMLVANRILSKVREKFKDDSRGVSISLGLSTLFYHTDDQTMLLQFADQAMYLAKYRGGNQVFSFDCTETKDINVCNQKLFETFLAVKTLRRFDNGQEVVSDLGEQLKKMLSADSSPQSLYEIVSTLSSALDARDHYTNGHSERAIDYAREIAREINMPQSGREELVYLCLLHDIGKIGIPDHILNKPGKLTPEEFEIMKRHAEIGERIISPLDRLKMLKPLIRHHQEFYDGTGYPDGLKGEAIPLACRILAVVDTFDAMTTDRPYRKALSVETSIKELQRCSGSQFDPGIVEVFIRIIDREKAGLGSSMSAINIPV; via the coding sequence TTGGAAAAGACAATAATATCCTCAATCCTGAATCCTTTTTATCACCAGTTTCGCTACCTTCTGCTAAATTTCAATTACCTGTGGCAGAGTAAGAGGGAACTCGAACTTATACTTGAAATAACGCAGAGCGTTTCATCTTCACTTGATATAAATGAGGTTCTGAGGACTATGGTAAACCGCGTGGGCCTCTATATTGAGGCTGACAGGTGTTCAATAATCCTCGTTGACCGGAAAAAGGAACATGGATATGTCGTGGCCTCTCATGATGTGCCTGAAGTCAGCCAGCTGCAGATAGATCTAATCAAGTACCCTGAGATAAGAAAGGCATTGGAAACCAGGGAGACAGTAATCATAAACGATATTGATGATGATGTGATAATGAATGATGTGAGAAATACTCTTAATCAGGCAGATATTAAATCTCTGCTTGTTATTCCTATTTCGTATCAGTCTGAGGTCATTGGCACTCTCCTCCTTAAAGTGGTCAGGGAAAAGCGGATATTCACACAGGAAGAAATAAGATTTTGCCAGATTATAGCCAATACATCGGCCAATGCCATCAAAAATGCACAGCTCTTTGAAGAGGTAAAGATGCAGGCCTCCACAGACGGACTGACAAGACTCTTTAACCACAGGGCATTTCTGGAACGGTATCATGAAGAGGTGCTGAGTTCCCAGAGGACCCAAAAGGCTATTTCAATAATTATGATAGACGTGGACAACTTTAAGTCTGCCAATGACGTATATGGCCATTATCAGGGTGACCATATTCTCAGAGAGATAGCGCAATGCCTCAAGGACAACACAAGGTCAATAGACATACTTGGGCGCTATGGCGGGGATGAATTCATATGTCTGCTTCCTGATGCATCACATGACAGGGGGATGTTGGTAGCTAACAGGATTTTAAGCAAGGTCAGAGAAAAGTTTAAGGACGACAGCCGCGGAGTCTCAATCAGCCTCGGCCTTTCGACCCTTTTCTATCATACTGATGACCAGACTATGCTGCTTCAATTCGCTGACCAGGCCATGTACCTGGCAAAGTACAGGGGCGGGAATCAGGTCTTTTCTTTTGATTGTACGGAAACAAAGGATATAAATGTATGCAACCAGAAACTTTTTGAAACATTCCTCGCAGTCAAAACACTCAGGAGATTTGACAATGGCCAGGAGGTGGTATCTGACCTTGGGGAACAATTAAAGAAGATGCTTTCGGCAGATTCATCTCCCCAGTCTCTCTATGAGATAGTCTCCACTCTCAGCAGCGCCCTTGATGCAAGAGACCATTATACGAATGGCCACTCCGAGCGTGCTATAGACTATGCGAGGGAGATTGCCAGGGAAATAAACATGCCTCAGTCCGGCAGGGAAGAGCTTGTCTATTTATGCCTGCTGCATGATATAGGGAAGATAGGCATACCTGATCATATCCTGAATAAACCAGGGAAGCTGACACCTGAGGAGTTTGAAATAATGAAGAGGCATGCTGAGATTGGTGAAAGGATAATATCACCCCTTGACAGGTTGAAAATGCTTAAGCCGCTTATCCGCCACCATCAGGAGTTCTATGATGGCACCGGTTATCCGGACGGTCTGAAGGGAGAGGCAATACCGCTTGCCTGCCGTATCCTTGCAGTAGTGGATACTTTTGATGCCATGACCACTGACAGGCCTTACAGGAAGGCGCTTTCAGTGGAAACTTCTATTAAAGAGCTTCAGAGGTGTTCTGGTTCGCAGTTCGATCCTGGTATAGTGGAAGTCTTTATCAGGATAATTGACAGAGAAAAGGCCGGTTTAGGGTCTTCCATGTCTGCCATAAACATCCCCGTCTAA